The Hyalangium gracile genome includes a window with the following:
- the rplS gene encoding 50S ribosomal protein L19 codes for MRHSAIEYVEAKHLRKELVDFRTGDSVRVHWKVKEGEKERVQAFEGVVIRKKKGNNRASFTVRKVSFGVGVERIFPLHSPRYEKIEVLSRGSVNRNRLFYLRDLKGKASRVDVQEDNTPAPSAEGKKATKPAAGA; via the coding sequence ATGCGTCACAGCGCCATCGAGTACGTCGAAGCCAAGCACCTGCGCAAGGAGCTGGTCGACTTCCGGACCGGCGACTCGGTTCGAGTTCACTGGAAGGTGAAGGAGGGTGAGAAGGAGCGCGTCCAGGCTTTCGAGGGCGTCGTCATCCGCAAGAAGAAGGGCAACAACCGCGCCAGCTTCACCGTGCGCAAGGTGTCCTTCGGCGTCGGCGTGGAGCGCATCTTCCCGCTGCACAGCCCCCGCTACGAGAAGATCGAGGTCCTCTCGCGCGGCAGCGTGAACCGCAACCGCCTCTTCTACCTCCGCGACCTCAAGGGCAAGGCCTCCCGCGTGGACGTGCAGGAGGACAACACCCCGGCGCCGTCCGCCGAGGGCAAGAAGGCCACCAAGCCCGCCGCCGGGGCCTAG
- the trmD gene encoding tRNA (guanosine(37)-N1)-methyltransferase TrmD, which translates to MYPVEILTLFPGMVSGYVSESILGKARERGKLAVTATDIREYAEGKHRVTDDTPYGGGAGMVMKVEPLVAAIEAARARNPGAKVLLMSPRGPTFTQARARELVSHAPGLILICGRYEGVDERVMGYLDGELSLGDFILTGGEIAALAVVDAVARLLPGVLGNQASHVSESFEEGLLEHPQYTRPPVFRGAEVPAVLQSGDHARIARWRRWKALMLTRERRPDLFARLELGPADQKLLNLREEDL; encoded by the coding sequence ATGTACCCGGTGGAGATCCTCACGCTCTTCCCTGGGATGGTGTCCGGGTACGTGAGCGAGAGCATCCTCGGCAAGGCGCGAGAGCGGGGCAAGCTGGCCGTCACCGCCACGGACATCCGCGAGTACGCCGAGGGCAAGCACCGCGTCACGGACGACACGCCCTACGGCGGCGGCGCGGGCATGGTGATGAAGGTGGAGCCGCTGGTGGCGGCCATCGAGGCGGCGCGGGCCCGAAACCCGGGCGCGAAGGTGCTGCTGATGAGCCCTCGGGGGCCCACGTTCACCCAGGCCCGGGCGCGCGAGCTCGTCAGCCACGCGCCGGGGCTGATCCTCATCTGCGGCCGGTACGAGGGCGTGGACGAGCGGGTGATGGGGTACCTGGACGGGGAGCTGTCCCTGGGGGACTTCATCCTCACGGGCGGGGAGATCGCGGCGCTGGCGGTGGTGGACGCGGTGGCCCGGCTGCTCCCTGGGGTGCTGGGCAACCAGGCGTCCCACGTCAGCGAGAGCTTCGAGGAGGGGCTGCTGGAGCACCCCCAGTACACCCGGCCGCCCGTGTTCCGGGGCGCGGAGGTGCCCGCGGTGCTCCAGTCCGGGGATCACGCCCGGATTGCCCGCTGGAGGCGCTGGAAGGCCCTGATGCTCACCCGGGAGCGCCGGCCGGACCTCTTCGCCCGCCTGGAGCTCGGGCCAGCGGACCAGAAGCTGCTGAACCTGAGGGAGGAAGACCTGTAG
- the rimM gene encoding ribosome maturation factor RimM (Essential for efficient processing of 16S rRNA), with protein sequence MTPRPLLELGYVARAHGIRGEIAVRPFDPGSQTLAAVERVRVRTRAGQERELRIESLRPTPKEDIIAFEGVETREDAEGLVGSTVFVYREDLEPPSEGEYFQGDLVGLTAVDEAGQELGKVVELWATGEVPNLVIQGPGKPELIVPFADEFVPSVDVPGGRIVIKPPEYVGEEEG encoded by the coding sequence GTGACGCCCCGGCCTCTCTTGGAGCTGGGCTATGTGGCCCGGGCCCATGGCATCCGGGGCGAGATCGCCGTGCGCCCGTTCGATCCCGGCTCGCAGACGCTCGCGGCCGTGGAGCGCGTGCGCGTGCGCACCCGCGCAGGCCAGGAGCGGGAGCTGCGCATCGAGTCCCTGCGGCCCACGCCCAAGGAGGACATCATCGCCTTCGAGGGAGTGGAGACGCGCGAGGACGCCGAGGGACTGGTCGGCTCCACGGTGTTCGTCTACCGCGAGGATCTGGAGCCTCCCTCCGAGGGCGAGTACTTCCAGGGCGATCTGGTGGGGCTCACCGCCGTGGACGAGGCGGGCCAGGAGCTGGGCAAGGTGGTGGAGCTCTGGGCCACCGGCGAGGTGCCCAACCTCGTCATCCAAGGGCCGGGCAAGCCCGAGCTGATCGTCCCCTTCGCCGATGAGTTCGTCCCCTCCGTGGACGTGCCGGGAGGGCGGATCGTCATCAAGCCGCCCGAGTACGTGGGGGAGGAGGAGGGCTGA
- a CDS encoding KH domain-containing protein encodes MEQLLTYLARALVDQPDQVGLRVSEVDGARLYELKVAPEDVGKVIGRDGRTVNALRTLLSAAAQKQGQKVRLEILDDRRAAPAPVAAPAAPPAPDAQ; translated from the coding sequence GTGGAGCAACTTCTCACTTATCTCGCGCGGGCCCTGGTCGACCAACCAGACCAGGTGGGCCTGCGTGTGTCCGAGGTGGACGGCGCCCGGCTCTATGAGCTGAAGGTCGCTCCCGAGGACGTCGGCAAGGTGATCGGCCGTGACGGGCGGACCGTGAATGCCCTCCGGACGTTGCTGAGCGCCGCCGCCCAGAAGCAAGGGCAGAAGGTCCGCCTCGAGATCCTCGACGATCGGCGCGCGGCGCCCGCCCCGGTGGCGGCTCCCGCGGCGCCTCCCGCCCCCGACGCCCAGTGA
- the rpsP gene encoding 30S ribosomal protein S16, which yields MAVVLRLARAGAKKKPYYHVVATDSRNPRDGKFIEAVGAYDPNLNPPKVEFNQERLQYWLKTGATPSETVGELIKRAAKATPPTA from the coding sequence ATGGCCGTCGTCCTCCGTCTCGCCCGCGCGGGCGCCAAGAAGAAGCCGTACTACCACGTGGTTGCCACCGACTCCCGGAACCCCCGGGATGGCAAGTTCATCGAGGCCGTGGGGGCCTACGATCCGAACCTGAACCCCCCGAAGGTGGAGTTCAACCAGGAGCGGCTCCAGTACTGGCTGAAGACGGGCGCGACGCCTTCCGAGACGGTGGGCGAGCTCATCAAGCGCGCGGCCAAGGCCACGCCTCCCACGGCCTGA
- the rlmN gene encoding 23S rRNA (adenine(2503)-C(2))-methyltransferase RlmN, which translates to MSEPSVTTPDTTPLPAPAPAKLVDVSSLTLEGLTRFLTEQLGERAFRAGQVFRWIHQRGVTSFDEMTDLSKALRQKLKERAEIVPLEKDLEQRSMDGTIKYRFKTRDGRYIESVYMPSEDRKTLCVSTQVGCAMACSFCMTGTLGLKRNLTPGEIVAQVHRVNREVRQLEGLETYRPLSNLVFMGMGEPLHNFENLKTALSILQSEEGPNFSHRHITVSTVGLVPMIERFGQETDVKLAISLNASTDEQRSKTMPVNRKWNIAALLEACRKFPLRQGRRITFEYVLLRGFNDSDEDAYRLIELLKGIPAKVNLIPYNENPGLGFQTTMEERAEAFRAILAEGHIAAFIRQNRGRDIAGACGQLANRGGQDASQATQATELP; encoded by the coding sequence ATGTCCGAGCCCTCCGTCACCACTCCTGACACCACGCCGCTGCCCGCGCCCGCGCCGGCGAAGCTCGTCGACGTGTCCAGCCTCACGCTGGAGGGACTGACCCGCTTCCTCACCGAGCAGCTGGGCGAGCGCGCCTTCCGCGCCGGGCAGGTCTTCCGCTGGATCCACCAGCGCGGCGTCACCTCGTTCGACGAGATGACGGACCTGTCCAAGGCCCTGCGCCAGAAGCTCAAGGAGCGCGCCGAGATCGTCCCGCTCGAGAAGGATCTCGAGCAGCGCTCGATGGATGGCACCATCAAGTACCGCTTCAAGACGCGCGATGGACGCTACATCGAGTCCGTCTACATGCCCTCCGAGGACCGCAAGACGCTGTGCGTCTCCACCCAGGTGGGCTGCGCCATGGCGTGCTCGTTCTGCATGACGGGCACCCTGGGGCTCAAGCGCAACCTCACCCCCGGAGAGATCGTCGCCCAGGTGCACCGCGTCAACCGCGAGGTGCGCCAGCTCGAGGGCCTGGAGACCTACCGCCCGCTCAGCAACCTGGTGTTCATGGGCATGGGCGAGCCGCTCCACAACTTCGAGAACCTCAAGACGGCGCTCTCCATCCTCCAGTCCGAGGAAGGGCCCAACTTCTCCCACCGCCACATCACCGTCTCCACCGTGGGCCTGGTGCCCATGATCGAGCGCTTCGGCCAGGAGACGGACGTCAAGCTGGCCATCTCGCTCAACGCCAGCACCGACGAGCAGCGCAGCAAGACGATGCCCGTCAACCGCAAGTGGAACATCGCCGCCCTGCTGGAGGCGTGCCGCAAGTTCCCCCTGCGCCAGGGCCGGCGGATTACGTTTGAGTACGTACTATTGAGGGGCTTCAACGACAGCGACGAGGACGCCTACCGGCTCATCGAGCTGCTCAAGGGCATCCCCGCCAAGGTGAACCTCATCCCCTACAACGAGAACCCCGGCCTGGGCTTCCAGACCACCATGGAGGAGCGGGCGGAGGCCTTCCGCGCCATCCTCGCCGAGGGCCACATCGCCGCCTTCATCCGACAGAATCGAGGCCGGGACATCGCCGGCGCCTGTGGGCAGCTCGCCAACCGGGGCGGGCAGGATGCCTCGCAGGCGACGCAAGCTACCGAGCTTCCTTGA
- a CDS encoding nuclear transport factor 2 family protein: MSQETIHLVQKAFELTMKRDMEALRELVTPDYHLWTTYPAHLPFSGEARGPEDSAALMLRLTNAFEILGAEVRGIVTQPDMAVVIVEEKLRSRETGKTTTNNVVSVMTLRDGKLASSRIFADTFAISEVLRQDAPPERASRPKKSPAKKNTVKAGKKAAAPAKKNTVRAAKAPKGAARGKKSTARARA, from the coding sequence ATGAGCCAGGAAACCATCCACCTCGTGCAGAAGGCCTTCGAACTCACGATGAAGCGCGACATGGAGGCGCTGCGCGAGCTCGTCACACCGGACTACCACCTCTGGACCACCTACCCCGCCCACCTGCCCTTCAGCGGAGAGGCGCGGGGCCCGGAGGACAGCGCGGCGCTGATGCTGCGCCTGACCAATGCGTTCGAGATTCTCGGCGCCGAGGTGAGGGGCATCGTCACGCAGCCGGACATGGCCGTCGTCATCGTCGAGGAGAAGCTGCGCTCGAGGGAGACCGGGAAGACGACCACCAACAACGTCGTGAGCGTCATGACGCTGCGGGACGGCAAGCTCGCCTCCTCGCGCATCTTCGCGGACACCTTCGCCATCAGCGAGGTCCTCCGCCAGGACGCGCCCCCCGAGCGCGCCTCCCGCCCCAAGAAGAGCCCGGCGAAGAAGAACACCGTGAAGGCGGGCAAGAAGGCCGCGGCGCCGGCGAAGAAGAACACCGTCCGGGCGGCCAAGGCCCCGAAGGGCGCGGCCCGGGGCAAGAAGAGCACGGCCCGGGCTCGCGCCTGA
- the ndk gene encoding nucleoside-diphosphate kinase — translation MAIERTLSIIKPDGLEKGIIGKIISKFEEKGLKPVAIRLQHLSQAQAEGFYAVHKARPFFKDLVSFMISGPVVLMVLEGENAVAANREIMGATNPANAAPGTIRKEFATSIDKNTVHGSDSLENAKIEVAYFFRETEIHSYEYQGKK, via the coding sequence ATGGCCATCGAGCGTACGCTTTCCATCATCAAGCCGGACGGGCTGGAGAAGGGCATCATCGGCAAGATCATCTCCAAGTTCGAGGAGAAGGGCCTGAAGCCCGTCGCCATCCGCCTGCAGCACCTGTCCCAGGCGCAGGCCGAGGGCTTCTACGCCGTGCACAAGGCGCGCCCCTTCTTCAAGGATCTGGTCAGCTTCATGATCTCTGGCCCCGTGGTGCTGATGGTGCTGGAGGGTGAGAACGCCGTGGCCGCCAACCGCGAGATCATGGGCGCCACCAACCCGGCCAACGCCGCCCCGGGCACCATCCGCAAGGAGTTCGCCACCAGCATCGACAAGAACACGGTGCACGGCTCGGACAGCCTCGAGAACGCGAAGATCGAGGTCGCCTACTTCTTCCGCGAGACCGAGATCCACTCGTACGAGTACCAGGGCAAGAAGTAG
- the sucD gene encoding succinate--CoA ligase subunit alpha, whose translation MSILVNENTKVLCQGITGSAGSFHSKQMLEYGTKLVAGVTPGKGGTDFEGKVPVFNSVADAVKQTGANTSVIFVPPPFAADSIMEAADAGVALIITITEGIPVNDMVRAKRYLQGKPGIRLIGPNCPGVITPGAKCKIGIMPGHIHKPGRIGVVSRSGTLTYEAVHQLTQLGLGQSTAVGIGGDPVNGTDFIDCLKLFNADPETDAVIMIGEIGGSAEEAAAEYVAREFTKPIAGFIAGQSAPPGKRMGHAGAIISGGKGTASEKIKAMEAAGFLMAASPTELGTTLQEALKRGAPKKNR comes from the coding sequence ATGAGCATCCTCGTCAACGAGAACACGAAGGTCCTCTGCCAGGGCATCACGGGCTCGGCGGGCTCGTTCCACTCCAAGCAGATGCTGGAGTACGGCACGAAGCTGGTGGCCGGCGTCACCCCGGGCAAGGGCGGCACCGACTTCGAGGGCAAGGTCCCCGTCTTCAACTCCGTGGCCGACGCGGTGAAGCAGACGGGCGCCAACACCTCCGTCATCTTCGTCCCGCCGCCGTTCGCCGCGGACTCCATCATGGAGGCCGCTGATGCGGGCGTCGCCCTCATCATCACCATCACCGAGGGCATCCCCGTCAACGACATGGTGCGCGCCAAGCGCTACCTGCAGGGCAAGCCGGGCATTCGCCTCATCGGCCCCAACTGCCCCGGCGTCATCACCCCGGGCGCCAAGTGCAAGATCGGCATCATGCCGGGCCACATCCACAAGCCGGGCCGCATCGGCGTGGTGTCGCGCTCGGGCACGCTGACGTACGAGGCCGTGCACCAGCTCACCCAGCTGGGCCTGGGCCAGAGCACCGCGGTGGGCATCGGCGGTGATCCGGTCAACGGCACGGACTTCATCGACTGCCTCAAGCTGTTCAACGCCGATCCGGAGACGGACGCCGTCATCATGATCGGCGAGATCGGCGGCAGCGCCGAGGAGGCCGCCGCCGAGTACGTGGCGCGCGAGTTCACCAAGCCCATCGCCGGCTTCATCGCGGGCCAGTCCGCGCCTCCGGGCAAGCGCATGGGCCACGCGGGCGCCATCATCTCCGGCGGCAAGGGCACCGCCTCGGAGAAGATCAAGGCCATGGAGGCCGCCGGCTTCCTCATGGCCGCCAGCCCCACGGAGCTGGGCACCACGCTCCAGGAGGCGCTCAAGCGCGGCGCCCCCAAGAAGAACCGCTAG
- the sucC gene encoding ADP-forming succinate--CoA ligase subunit beta, translated as MKIHEYQGKEIFRKYGVPTPRGILALSPKDAEAAAKELGTSVVVVKAQIHAGGRGKGGGVKLAKSPAEAKELAKAMLGMKLKTIQTGPEGQTVHKVYIEEGLAIAQELYLGVTLDRATSRITFMASKEGGVEIEEVAAKHPEKILREAVDPAVGFLDFQGRKLAFGLGLSGPTVNKFVQFCSALYKMYIETDSSLVEINPLVILKDGGVVALDAKVNFDENALYRHKDLLEYRDLAEEEPRETQAKEYDLAYIALDGNIGCMVNGAGLAMATMDTIKLVGGSPANFLDVGGGASKEKVTAAFKLILADANVKAVLVNIFGGIMKCDVIAEGIIAAAKEVQLKVPLVVRLEGTNVEKGKELLRNSGLAITPADNLRQAAEKAVAAVK; from the coding sequence ATGAAGATCCACGAGTACCAGGGCAAGGAAATCTTCAGGAAGTACGGTGTCCCCACCCCGCGGGGCATCCTCGCGCTGTCTCCCAAGGACGCGGAGGCCGCGGCCAAGGAGCTGGGAACCTCGGTGGTGGTCGTCAAGGCCCAGATCCATGCCGGCGGTCGCGGCAAGGGCGGCGGCGTGAAGCTCGCCAAGAGCCCCGCCGAGGCGAAGGAGCTGGCCAAGGCCATGCTGGGCATGAAGCTGAAGACCATCCAGACCGGGCCCGAGGGCCAGACGGTCCACAAGGTCTACATCGAGGAGGGGCTCGCCATCGCCCAGGAGCTGTACCTGGGCGTGACGCTGGACCGCGCCACCTCGCGCATCACCTTCATGGCCTCCAAGGAAGGCGGCGTGGAGATCGAGGAGGTGGCCGCCAAGCACCCCGAGAAGATCCTCCGCGAGGCGGTGGATCCGGCCGTCGGCTTCCTGGACTTCCAGGGCCGCAAGCTCGCCTTCGGCCTGGGCCTCTCTGGCCCCACGGTGAACAAGTTCGTCCAGTTCTGCTCCGCGCTCTACAAGATGTACATCGAGACGGACTCCTCCCTCGTGGAGATCAACCCGCTGGTCATCCTCAAGGACGGCGGCGTGGTGGCGCTCGACGCGAAGGTGAACTTCGACGAGAACGCCCTCTACCGGCACAAGGATCTGCTGGAGTACCGCGACCTGGCCGAGGAGGAGCCGCGTGAGACGCAGGCCAAGGAGTACGATCTGGCCTACATCGCGCTGGACGGCAACATCGGCTGCATGGTGAACGGCGCGGGCCTGGCCATGGCCACCATGGACACCATCAAGCTGGTGGGCGGCAGCCCGGCCAACTTCCTGGACGTGGGCGGCGGCGCCAGCAAGGAGAAGGTGACGGCGGCCTTCAAGCTGATCCTCGCCGATGCGAACGTGAAGGCGGTGCTGGTCAACATCTTCGGCGGCATCATGAAGTGCGACGTCATCGCCGAGGGCATCATCGCCGCCGCCAAGGAGGTGCAGCTCAAGGTGCCGCTGGTGGTGCGGCTCGAGGGCACCAACGTGGAGAAGGGCAAGGAGCTGCTGCGCAACTCCGGGCTCGCCATCACCCCCGCGGACAACCTGCGCCAGGCCGCCGAGAAGGCCGTGGCCGCGGTCAAGTAG